The sequence CTTCTGCAACCAGCCCTGTGAAGCAGGAAAGTATGGCATTGACTGTAAAAGGAGGTAggtttctatgtgtgtgtgtctgtgtctctgtttgtttgtgtgtatatcatgtttacatatctttgtggggaccaaaaattgAAAGCTtgctatacttgtggggaccaacaacCCCTATGAGGACGAAAAACCCGTCCCCATGTGTTCGAAGGCATTTGTGAGACTTAAAATGTGgatttagtgtcagggttaggGGTagacattcatttttgatggttagggtaagtAGCTAGGGAAAGGATCAtatcaattagatgtccccacaaggatATAAAAAcacgactgtgtgtgtgtggaaagaaAGGTGGATAcacgtgaatgtgtgtgttctcaCTGCTGAACTTTATCCCTTGTCTTCAGTTGTGGTCACTGTAAAGACAACCAGCTTTGCTCTCTGATCGATGGCACATGTGCAGCCTGTGAGCCGGGCTGGAACGGTACGCGATGCGACCGCCCATGTTCATCTGGTTTCCATGGTGATGGCTGCAAAGAAGGGTGTCCACGATGCAGGAACAATGAACCCTGTGACCCAAAAACTGGGTTGTGTCAGAGTTGTGATCCCGGATGGACTGGACCCAGGTGCGCGCGCATATTTTGGGGAAACATTAGCAACAATACATAAAAATTTACACTATTTACAACTAACTGCTTTACAAAGTACATTACGAGTCAttatttttcacctttttttggTGCGTTTTTACACTTTGACATAATCAAAGCAATTAATAGGTAAAAGGAAAGAATTagctttcaaattaaaaccttATTTCCAAAAAAGTAGGACGCGTGATGATTTGCAGATCTCATAAACTCACATTTTAGTCACAGTAGAACATAGAAAAtgcaatttaaagaaaaatatttacacatttttgaTTTGATGGTAGCAACACATCTCAAAAATGTTGTGAAAGGGTCATGTTTACGGCTTTGCAGCATCCctcatgtctgtttttaatgcagtgctgtcTGAAGGCTCGAAGATCACGGGTTTTGATTTTTGGTAGTGTCccttgcacacagagatttctccagattctgtATTGTAGATAAAAAATTAGTCAAAGCTGAAGTTGTTCCACAAGTTAATGGCTCAATTTTTTTGAACCTCTGtccatctttacttctgagTTTTTTGGGAATTGGGGTTCTAAATATACAGAAATGCTAAAATGTAATAACTGGCTACTTAATcactgtgttattttaaaaaaaagaataaaaatgatcagCGGCCTGCACCTCACTGGTCTTAGGAAGCAtcctgtgatcagtgtggttCATATGCTTTAGCTCAAACtgaaaaatcaatcaatcagtaaATTGTCTGTCTGTCACAGATTATAGTTATTTTTGTCAGAAGCTCCATTGTCATCCTGTGGTGTGATCTGGGGACTGAAAACACTTCCGTACTTGTGCATACAGCTGTTCGTGGGAGGCTCTGACGTCCGTGAGTTGGCTATCAAAGCGCATTTCACTGACTAGAGACATAATCAGAAAGTCAGACCCAGAAGACAAGAGATGATTTGAGTTTAACAAAAAGAGATGAATCTGCTAAAAAGTCCAAGTTATTCACTGCTTACAACTGTACTGCAGTCTCTTGAACATGACGGATTCAAAGAGTTGCTTGGAAGAGTTAAAACTTATGGATTAAGTTGCCTAAAGAtgcaaaattaataaaatgatccatgtgGTAAAACATGAGCACTGCTTATGACACTTAAGCTCAAAAACAGTCTGCTTATAGAGGATGGAAAGTTTGTACCGCCAACAGTGTAAGTGTTAGTAATCTCTGTCCTCGTTTTTCTGTCCTCGTCCAGGTGTCAGGAGCGCTGCCTTAACGGGAGGTTTGGAGACGCCTGCCTCTTGACGTGTAGTCCTTGTTTTCATGGCAACTGCCATCATGTGAcaggaaaatgtgtctgtgcgCCAGGCTTCCAGGGAGAGAGGTGAGAAAATTAAAGCATTGCTTACTGTTGGATAGACTTACTGTTGCAGATGCAGCTTTTATCAAAGGTTAAGATTTTAAATAGTTAAACTGCACTCCCAGATCAGTTAAAGACTGTGTTTAACTGACAATCCAGCAATTTAGAAACTTACAATTAACCTAATTAGTTGTGGGATGTTCCAAAAGGTGGTAGCATTGCAGAAGTTTTCTAGTCACACCAACCATggtaaaaaaatgaaactaactACCTTCATGACTTGGATGTCCTTTACATTATCCAACCATATATTGCCCACTGGTGTAATCGCAGTCAAGGTTTCAATTAATAAAACTACATTGAACTCTTTTCAAGAAGCcttcaaatttaaattttttctgATTTCACTCTTTCTCTTGCCCTGAGTGTACGATCTGAGGTTAGTAGGTTAAAACATGGAAAACGTGGCCCCTTTAACTTTCTTCTCTGTGATGCTTGTACGTCATCGTTATGTGTTCACCCAGTACTAAAATAAAATCTTGATTTAACTTTCTTACTCACTGTGACTCATGGATGTTTCCAGCTGTAACAACAGCTGCCCTGCCCTCCGGTTTGGCTTCAACTGTTCTTCTGTCTGCGACTGCGGTGAGGGGGTGGCCTGCGACTCTGTGACCGGAGCCTGTCCTAACAGtacgtccatccatccactcagTTATCTGTCAGTTTTGTGTATAAATGTGTACATTAGTGTGTCTTGTACTTTCccttacatgtttgtgtttgtgtgtgtgtttgaatgacAGGTTACAGAGGTGCTGTGCTTGCGGGTGTGCTGGTTCCTTTGCTCCTGTTGCTTCTTGCTGTAGTTTGCTGCTGCTTGTGTTGTGGAGGACGCCCGGCTGgtgacagagacaaagacaggTCAGCAGCTACCTTTCTTTTAGGCATTTTATCTTCACTTTGCATAGACGGTAAAACATGGAAAGCAGGCTACGTTTATCATTCTATATACCGGTAACTTTACATGATTTCTTTTGGTCGTAGTACAACTGTTGCTGATGGCGGCTTCTTGGTTCGGATGAAGTATCACGTTTATAGCGTCCTGGCAAACATTGGCGCTGCCCTGCCGTGTATCTCTGCCTGGTCCTCTGGCCTGCCTCGTGTCACCGGTCAGTCTTGCCACTCACAGTGCTCACAGTGTAATGCAACTATTGTATACAAACTtcataaaagtacaaaaaagacTATTTTAATCATCATTAAGATTTGAATTCTTTTAAAATGTCTACTGTGTGCATGAATTATGACCAGAAGCTGTGATATTTagttctattattattattattctttttaaattaatctgCTTTCTATGTctcatgtaaacacacacagtgtcacACCATGACCCTGAGCTGACCTTCAACCACAGCTTCATTGAGCCTCCTTCCTCTGGCTGGGTGACGGAGGGATCGTCCTTCGACAGCGATGAGGAGACGGGAGAGGCTCTTTACTGCGTCCCTCCAATGGAAGGTAGAGGcaaaaataaagttcaccagTTAACAAAGTTTATAGTGCCCTCTTTTGGTGCAAGGTAGAACTGCCACTTTTAAAAACTCTTTCTGGCACTGGTTGATGTTTTGCTCTGTTTCTGTTAGACATCCCGGCTGTGGCGGGCGGTGAGTTCCAGGAGATGAGCTCAAAGTGTAACATGTTCTTAGACCCATCGGGCTTCAGCAGCGAGGACATCTCCTCACCCTTTAACATCCCTCGCACCTCCAGCATTGCCAAGGCCAAGCGGCCATCCGTCTCATTTGCTGAAGGCACCCGCTTCAGCCCCAAAGAGAGGCGTGGCTCTGCTCAGGACCCTTGTGCTCTCCCTCGCAGCAAACCCAAATCATCCTGGGGGGTTTTGATGCTATCGGCCCTGCAAAGTCAGGGAAGCACAGCTAGAACTGGGGAGGGGAACGGACTTGAGGGCGAGAAGGAGAAAGATGGAGTGGATGTGACCGACAGTCAGGAGTTAAACTGTGAGGAGGCTGACCAGGAAGTAGACAGAACCCCATCAAGGTCCACCCTGCAGGTTCCTGGAGCATCAGGACGGAGACGGACTATGTCTAACACAGCTGCTCATAAAGGGACATCGTCCGCCTCTGATGCTCAAGAAGGGGGCTCTCATAAGGTCACCACTGTGTATGTGACGGTGGGTAAGGCGGGTAAGCCCATCACAAAAACAGAGCCGAGCTCTGAGGGCCCCGTTCAGGCGATGCTGCGAAGACTGGGCAGCCTCCAGAGGCAAAAAGAGCAGGAGTCTGGCAGGCCTAAGCCGAAGGGGAGTGAAGGCATCATCAAACCACCCAGGAAGAAGCTGGGAGCTCGGGCGGCTGTTTGGGAGCAGGGAGGACCGTCTACAAGGGAGGCTGGAGTTTGTAAGCCAATCAGGAGGAAGCACTCCTCCCACAACTGCTCTGATGCAGCTGGATCGAATGGCACACTGCCAACAGAGAGTGGCACTCCAAAACGGCCGCTGTCGTCCATTTTAAAGAGCGTGCCTGAAGTGGCGTCAGCCGACTCGGGGTCTAATCTGCGGGCCGAAGGAGACGAAAGGCAGCACGCTGCCTCGCATCATGAAGAACAAATTGAGAGCTCCTACCGGACTCTGAGACCCGTGGGAGATGGCACAAGCCCCATTGAAATCATCACCAACGAAGGAGCGGCGGTCAGTATGACTGATGAACCCTGGTACGAAAATGTCCAGATCAAAAACTCGTGACCTCTGAGAAAACGGGTCAGCAGGACTGATCGAAAAACAGCCGCATGTTTGTTATCCTGCAGTTATAACTGAACAATGGGGAAAGCTTCTCTGAGAGATTTGTGCAGCTGCAGCTCACATGACTGAAATAACAGAgaaattgtgattttaaaaatagcAACCGTTAATGCAATTTCAAACAACAGATGGAACAAGAAAATAGGGTGTTTTCTAACAAGAACGCTACACAGTCCGTTGTTGccttggtgttgttcccacacTGTAACCCATGTTTCCCCAGTACCATGACCCTGAACTGACCGATCATGCTGTTATGAATTTTTATCTTTGTAACTTAGTTTTTCTTCAGGCCTTTTCAATACTCACTAAACATATTTTCCCTAAACCTATAACCAAGTGTTTCTGGCTTAACCTAAAAACAActgcaactgaaaactgaaactacTCTTTTTAGTATTATTTTAATCTAAGCctaaaaatctaaatatttacttttacaTTAGCACAAACTTACAGTCTTGTGGGTGAAAGTCCTGCATTTAGACTTTCATTAGCCAACAGCTTTAGGAGCAACATCAGctgggtcctgggtttgaatccattGGCTGTTTTGGGGCCTTtctgttctctctgggtactctgagTCCCTCCTGCAGCCCAAAGACATGTATGTTAGATTAATTAGTGAATCTAAATAGGCTgaaagtgtgaatgtgtgacgATCgatgggattggctccagcacccccatgatggatggatggacagatgtaATATCTGCACCTATTGTGCTTATATAGTCAGAAAGGATAAATGGAAGTAAAGAGTGGAAGTTTGTGGAAAAAGAAGCAGTGATGAACATCTGGGTGGGTTCCCAGAAGATAATAAAATGAGTGTGATGAACtttttgattgatttgattGATTCAGTTAAGTGTGAGGAAAGGATCTGAGTCTGCTGCTCTGTGGATATTTTATTAGTCTTGGATGAAACTCAGGTAAGAACAGGCTGTAACAGATTGTAGTCGCGATTCACTCAGAATCAGTACATGCTTTACACATGAGGGAAAAGCCCGGCAGGGTTGTTTATTCTATCGTATAAATCAGTCAGAGAACTGgaattgtaaaaatgtttgtacTTCTGTGACCCGATGTTAAGTCCACAGCGCACGAACACTGCTGTGGGGTTAGAAACACATTGCTGCCCTGCTTGTGACCACTGGTGAATTAAACCTCCCCTGAAGTCTGTGTTAATATTTTATAGTATTATTATTTCACTGTATAAACATGACCGTGATtaataaaaagacaataaacactttgGCTTTTGTAGATACATTATTCAAAATACACGATAAGTAATGAATACAGTAATAATTGCAGATTAATTATCATTAACAGAGTTTAGCTTTCAGACGGATAAACGTTGCTGTCTCTGGGTCTCtctgttaaatgtgtttttcactttAGCTGCGTTTAATAAAGCTGACTGAAAGTCAGCCAGCTGAACTTTGGCCCTAAGCTGCATGTGGACTCTCACCGATACACCAATATTTGCTGAAGTCAGCTAGCTGTGTGTTACACTGCGCATGTTCGACACTTTTAACCCCTACCACTGCCtactgcagtaaaaacaacagCTCTATTACACGCTAACTGGGTTACACTGatcaaaataacaaactaaaattcTGGAAACTACTTCTTCTCTGCTCCAGGGGTGTCCGAACAGCCGAGCCAGTACTTGGCGATGGATCTGGGGTACGGAGGAACAGCAGGATCAACTCTCTTAGTCCTGATATCCACTCTGTAGTATTTAtctagaaaacacaaaaactcactCAACACATGCTTACCAGTCACAGTTAGTATTCATATTGTCTGCTTTGTACACATACTATACTATTATTATAGTGTGTGGAGTAGTGGTTAAACATAAACCAGAATGACACTGAATATGACGTAAAGATTACAAACAGAAATGCACTTGGAGTAAAgtataaaacagaaacaatgtTAGGCATCTGTTTTTTGCTGTATGAACTATATAcagcattaaaatgtaatgaaacTAGTGTGTGGTGAGAGAGAGCCGAGCAAGTTAGTTCCTGTTGCCTCCCCCAGCTGTCTGCCGTCTACAGCTGTGACTCAGCTCTTAGTTTATGTGCCAGCAGTGTGAAGACCAAACACACAATATTTGAACAATGATAAAATCATCATTGTTATTTAGTCATTTAACCATTATTGTACTAGCCTTCATAAGCATTGCTGTTAATAACGGCCCTGCTTTTGCTGTGAGCGTGAgatattctttttctttaacatcCTCATCTTCCTTAAAatagatttgatttgattacagTTCCCAGGAAACCttgaaataaagacaataacTCATGGGATATgccttttctctttccttctgcTCTAGCTGACTTTGTAATGATTAATGTACACTCACTGATAACTTCATTAGTTAGGGGTAGAATggtgaagaaaggtgatttaggtTCTTTTTGACTGTCGCATGGTTGttagtcacctcaaggtgctttaaatTGTACAGACCCTacagcaaaacacagaaaacccccaaaattaGACAGCCCCCAGTGAGGAAGCAtttggtaacagtgggaaggaaaaactcaattttaacaggaagaaacctctggcagaaccaggctcagggaggggcagccctCTGCCACAAACAGATGGAGTGTTGGAGTGTGGAAGTGgcattttctgtgtgaaatgcTTTGATAATGCCAGCGGAAAGAGGAGAATAGCCAAAGTGCTTCGAGCTGATTGGaagacaacagtaactcaaaaaaGGCACTCTTTAcagccaaggtatgcagaagagcatcactGAACGCTCAGCCCTTTGAAGCAGATGAACTACTGCAGCAGAAAACCGCACTGGATGCCACTTCAGccagctaaaaacaggaaactgaggctaatAGAAGCTTGGGTAAACGTTGCCTAGTCTGAAACATTCAGATAGCCGGGTCAGAatttgttgtaaaaaaaaacatggatccatcctgccttttcCCAGCAGttcagggtggtggtggtgtcttTGCTTACTTCAGGCCTCTCAAACACCGCCTACCTGAGTATTaatgctgaccatgtccatccctttatggccACAGCAAACCCATCTTCTGATTGCTGGTTCCAGCAGGATAGCAGACCAtgccacaaagctcagatcatttCAAACTTGTTCCTTAAATATAACAAcgagttcactgcactcaaatgacCACAGCCACGAGATCTCCAGGagaacctttgggatgtggtggatgTGCAGCCGATAaaactgcagcaactgtgtgatgctatcatgtcaatatggactgAAATCTACAAACTGTTGCTTaatttaacaaagaaaatgttaaactgttctttttaaatgcaatGCTTTGCTGCTTTTCTAATTTATATTACTATGAATTACAAAATAACCAATTAACCACATGTTGTAAGGCAGTGGAAATGAATGATtgaatacattttcagaaacattGTTTGATACGGTGCGTCCCATTCTGAATCTGTTACCTTCTTTGAAGAAGTAGACGGTCTGTATGGGCATCTCCCTTTGGAAGTCGTAGCCGTATCGGTCATCTCTGGAGTCATAGTTGCCTCTGTTGTTCTGGCCATAACGATCTCTCCGTCTGTCCTGGTCCCAGTCTTGATCCCACCGTCTGTCCCAGCCTTGTCCCAGCCTCTCTGCCATttccatcctcctctctgccagtCTCATACCCATTTCCATCCCTCTTTCAGCAAATTCCCGCCCCATGTTCATTCCCTGCTCAGCAAAGGAGCCCCAGGAGGGTGAACGATTTTGTCTCCGCCGACCCCACTGCTGGTTCCACTGCTGGTTCCACTGCTGGTCCCACTGCTGGTCTTGCTGGCTGTTGTAGCGGCGTCGCGTCGACCTCCAAGGACTGATGTAGATTCTGCCCGCCATGGCAGCATCCACTGGAGACCTGAGGCCCTTCCAGTCCTTGTTAATAAAGTGGTGCTTACTATGATGCTGAGGCACTGCAGAAGATTAAAAATAAGTTAAACCACACACACGTGTGACTCCTGTCTGCACAAATAGGTCTATAACTGCACAACTCAcggtcagagaagagctcgccGAAGAAACGCTCATAGTTGTTGTAGTACACATCAGTGTAGCGCCTGAAGGGAGTGGACGGAGAGCTCTCAGACATTTTGATGCACTCCTCATGAGACGGCTGGTGCAAAAACTCATACACATAATACTGGTCACCTGCAGAAAGGATGGTATGATGAGCCACTGATGTTCAGTACTACAGGAACAGCTGGAGATGTATGCAAACCAAAACGTCTGGTTGTACCTTTGAAAAAATAGACCTTCTCTTTTCCGTGGTGGCTGTGGGCAGGAAGGGCAAACGCTGCGTCCACATGATCGGGAATCCGGTCAAAGCCAACGTTTATGTATCGGGGATAGTCATCATCCAGCACGCCATTGTCAAACCTCCAGTACTTGTTTCCCTACATGGGTAAACATCAAATTTGTAGTAgattagctttttaaaatacttttaaaccTAAACTATGACATAATGTTTCCAATATTGGCTTTGCCCTTTATAAGGCAATcattgaaatacatggaaaTGGAAAATTTGAGTGTTATTGGAGGACATTAAAAAAGCAAActtttttcaaagttttttttacttttttatagtGCAAAGTCACTGAAGTTATCATATATGGTTCCTCACACATTTAGAGCATTTTTTTCTACAAAAGACTATAagaataaaatacatatttaaaggaggatttatttttgaacattttccTGGTTTCACACTGTCAATTTTCATAAATATAACACACATATCAGAGTGCAGCCCTGCCAACCCCTGTTAGTTTTAATGCTTTAACCACAAGTGTGGGAGTAGGTACGGGGGAAAAGCCAATTTCCTAAATTCAGGAAGAATTTGATTGGAAGTTTAAAATGTTCCAGGCCTTTAATGATTGGTCAGATGCAATAATGTCACATAAGCTGATCTTTGCTGATTAGCTGGGAGAAATCCATGTGTTTCTACAACCTCCCAGTGAGTCACGAGGAGGCCAATTTTCATGTCCACTTAAGTCACCAAATATGGCTCCTCGCCCAACAGTACTTTATTGTTGTGttgaattatctttttttttctattgttgaattattatttttattctcttaGAGCTTTTGATTTCTTTGGAGAGTTGCAAACAATTAAAGTGATCAAAATTATTAAGATAATtggatttgatttgttttggttcCACCTTAAAGATGTAGGTCTTCCCCTGACAGTTGATGCGGGTGAACGCAGCATCAATGGACCCGCTGATGCCCCACACATCCTTAATGAGCTTTGGATAACCAGGGAGCACTGCCTT comes from Astatotilapia calliptera chromosome 14, fAstCal1.2, whole genome shotgun sequence and encodes:
- the vtna gene encoding vitronectin a encodes the protein MDLWAVLLLALLADTLASDESCLDRCENGFDARKKCQCDSMCKYYKSCCSDFESTCNMMTRGDTFQFAEDDYYDGQSESTPQPTRRSARNQLRPTQPPDFNPRAQERPETTLEMTRPTRLRVSNIPPTRATHPDTHTLEDSITTSAATEVTTVPATTATTVAPDPDAEVCSGRPFDAFMQIKNGSIYAFRGEYFFELDQKAVLPGYPKLIKDVWGISGSIDAAFTRINCQGKTYIFKGNKYWRFDNGVLDDDYPRYINVGFDRIPDHVDAAFALPAHSHHGKEKVYFFKGDQYYVYEFLHQPSHEECIKMSESSPSTPFRRYTDVYYNNYERFFGELFSDLPQHHSKHHFINKDWKGLRSPVDAAMAGRIYISPWRSTRRRYNSQQDQQWDQQWNQQWNQQWGRRRQNRSPSWGSFAEQGMNMGREFAERGMEMGMRLAERRMEMAERLGQGWDRRWDQDWDQDRRRDRYGQNNRGNYDSRDDRYGYDFQREMPIQTVYFFKEDKYYRVDIRTKRVDPAVPPYPRSIAKYWLGCSDTPGAEKK
- the scarf1 gene encoding scavenger receptor class F member 1 codes for the protein MKLLLRALSALLCFSLACAHTLDPAGKNVCQNIRDPSNLFCCLGWRQEGKECTIPVCEGEQACLKGEICLYPGLCRCPPGYYGAECKTNCPLEFWGPDCRQICKCYPNGRCHPATGECTCHPLRWGPLCKQTCRCSRHGRCHPIHGNCTCDTSYSGSTCAKPCQCDIGGSVGPSCDQQTGKCQCHKGHWGMRCTNPCDCNQSPCNQRNGVCECKPGMWGTSCDLSCKCDLKHSSCDVMSGTCLCHPGYMGLFCNQPCEAGKYGIDCKRSCGHCKDNQLCSLIDGTCAACEPGWNGTRCDRPCSSGFHGDGCKEGCPRCRNNEPCDPKTGLCQSCDPGWTGPRCQERCLNGRFGDACLLTCSPCFHGNCHHVTGKCVCAPGFQGESCNNSCPALRFGFNCSSVCDCGEGVACDSVTGACPNSYRGAVLAGVLVPLLLLLLAVVCCCLCCGGRPAGDRDKDSTTVADGGFLVRMKYHVYSVLANIGAALPCISAWSSGLPRVTVSHHDPELTFNHSFIEPPSSGWVTEGSSFDSDEETGEALYCVPPMEDIPAVAGGEFQEMSSKCNMFLDPSGFSSEDISSPFNIPRTSSIAKAKRPSVSFAEGTRFSPKERRGSAQDPCALPRSKPKSSWGVLMLSALQSQGSTARTGEGNGLEGEKEKDGVDVTDSQELNCEEADQEVDRTPSRSTLQVPGASGRRRTMSNTAAHKGTSSASDAQEGGSHKVTTVYVTVGKAGKPITKTEPSSEGPVQAMLRRLGSLQRQKEQESGRPKPKGSEGIIKPPRKKLGARAAVWEQGGPSTREAGVCKPIRRKHSSHNCSDAAGSNGTLPTESGTPKRPLSSILKSVPEVASADSGSNLRAEGDERQHAASHHEEQIESSYRTLRPVGDGTSPIEIITNEGAAVSMTDEPWYENVQIKNS